A stretch of DNA from Maridesulfovibrio sp.:
ATTCCTACTGTTAATACAGCCCCCACAAGAGCAGAACACGCAAGCAGCATATCCCTGTAGCCGTTAACCGCAGAACCCATGACCAGCAGAGCACCGATGGTTCCGGGGCCGACCATAATAGGCATGGCCAGCGGGACCACGGCAATATCGTCGTCATCCTTACCGGCCTCGAACTTTTTGCCCGCCCCGCTGACCATATTCAAAGCGGAAAGGAACAGCACGGCGCCTGCGCCTATACGGAACGCATCAAGGGTAATGCCGAACAGTTCGAAGATATAACGTCCATACAGGTAAAGGATGAGAGATATGGTTATAACAGCCACAGTGACCTTCATCGCGGTGTTTCGACGTTCAGCCGGGGTCATGTCCTGAGTAAGGGATAAAAACGCAGAAATCGCGAAAAAGGGGGTCAGAATGAAAAACAACTTGAGATAGGTTTGAAAAAAAACGGTGAGCATAACGCCCTCCCATAAATTTATTCTAAAATATTCTTTCGGCGGAACCGCCGGATTCATCCTTATAAAAAACAAGCTCTCTACACATCATGGTCACCACAATCAACGCTTATTTTACGCATGTTCAATTTTTTATTTTCAGTAGTTCCAAGCTAACGAGTGCATGCTTTTTTTTACAAAATCACTTCCACCTGAGATCGTAATTATGCTATAAGCATAATCTGGAAATAATAAAACTTATCATACATAAAGAATCGGGGGCCAACCATGTTTAAAAATCTAAAACTGGGTTTAAAGCTGGGGATCAGTTTTGCTTTAATGATTTTTCTGACCGCCGCAATGGCATATGTCGGATTCAACGGAATGGCCGGAATACAGGAAAGAGTCGATAAAGCCGATGATGTGAACAGAATGGTTCGCATGATTCTTGAGCTGCGCATGCAGGAGAAAAATTACATGCTGCGCGCGGACCAGAGCTATCTGAAAAAACATGAAGAACTGTTGGCTGCACTCAGGGAGCAGACTTCGACAACGGACAAGAAATTCAGCCAGCAGGTAAACCACCAGCAGATGGCAGAGTTGTCACGGGCGGTGGAAAACTACAGCAAGGCATTCAACAGTTATGCTGAACTTGTCGGCGAACGTTCCAAAACAATGGAAATGATGCGCACTGACGCCCGCTCTGCTCTGGATGAACTGGAGAAGATCCGTTCTTCCCAGAAACAGCAGTTGGGAGGAATCCTGGCCGGTACACAGGAAAGAATCCTGTCTGAAGTCCGTAACGGCCAGTTGGATAGAATTGCGCAGGCCTACTCCAAGGGGCAGGCAGACATTGAAGACAAATTGTCCAAAGCAGACGACGCCAACAGAGCCATAAAATGGTTCTTATCAGCACGTACAAGTGAAAAAAACTATATCATTTCATCCGATGTAAAATACATCGGGGTGGTGAACGAGAATGCAAGGAACATACTGGAGCTTCTGGAAAATATGAAATCCAGATTCTCCAACCCGGCCAATATTGCCCAGGTGGAAGGAGTTTTCAAAAGCATAAACCGCTATCAGAACAACTTCACCAAATACACACAACTCATGGCTGAACAGGTCAATGCAGACAAGATAATGGTTGATGCGGCAAGGGCTGCAGACAAACAGTGTAGAGACGCACGAGCTGACCAGAAACAGAAAATGCTTCGCCAGATGGATACTTCAAACACAGTACTGATTGTCGGCGCCATCGCGGCCCTCATCATAGGACTGCTTACCGCATTAATCCTGACCAAGGCGATAACAGGACCGATACTTCTCGGGGTCAATTTTGCACAGCGTATGTCCCGCGGAGATTTCACCAGAACCCTGGACATAGATCAGAAGGATGAAGTCGGAACACTTGCTCAGGCTCTGAATGAAATGGTCAGAAGACTTGCCGAGGTAGTCGCTGAAGTGGGCAGTTCTTCGGAAAACGTAGCCTCCGGCAGTGAGGAGCTTTCAGCCACCGCAGAGAGCCTGTCCCAGGCTTCCACCGAACAGGCCGCAAACGTGGAAGAGGTTTCGGCCTCAATAGAAGAAATGACCGCGAACATACGCCAGAATGCCGACAACGCCCAACAGACCGAACAGATTGCGGTAAAATCCTCACAGCAGGCTGAGGAAAGCGGGGTTGCGGTAGGCAAGGCCGTGGATGCAATGAAAAACATTGCCGAAAAGATCTCCATCATCGAAGAAATCGCTCGGCAGACCAACCTGCTGGCACTCAATGCCGCGATAGAAGCAGCACGCGCCGGCGAACACGGCAAGGGATTTGCGGTAGTAGCGGCTGAAGTACGTAAACTGGCCGAAAGAAGCGGTGAAGCTGCACGGGAAATCGGCGACCTCTCATCAAATACCGTCACCGTGGCCGAAAAAGCAGGTGAAATGCTGACCCTGCTTGTTCCGGACATCAAACGGACCGCAGAACTGGTTCAGGAAATAACTGCAGGCAGCAGCGAACAGCTCAGCGGCGCGGAACAGATCAACAAGGCTGTACAGCAGCTTGATCAGGTGACCCAGCAGAACGCCTCCGCTTCCGAGGAAATGGCCTCAACTTCCGAAGAGCTGTCCAGTCAGGCAGAACAGCTGCAGCAGGTAATGGGATTTTTCCAGGTTGGCAATCATGTTCATACGGTGAAATCACTTCCGGCCTCGCCACGCAGCCGCAGACAGGCAGCCCTGCCCGACCCTGAACCGAAAGCTCCAAATCCGGGATCGGGAGTGAGCCTGGATATGGATAACGATTTCTCGGACAGCGATTTTGAAAAATTCTGATCCCAGTCTTCTGAAAAACCGATTCTATGATAACGAAAAGGGCCTCCCACAGTTCTGTCGGAGGCCCTAAGTTCTGTACCATATTTGGAAGGAAGGATTATTGTTTAACATTGAGATGCAGGCCGCATCATGCTAAAAGAGCTACGATTATTCATCCTATCCTTGTGGAGATATTCATATGCCGCTAATAAGTATCGTGGTTCCAGTTCACAACACATCTAAATATCTAAGTCAGTGCCTGACATCAATAGCATCTCAGACATTTAAGGATTGTGAAGTCATAGTCATAGATGACGCTTCAACAGATAACAGTAGAAATATTCTAAAAAAATTCGAACTTACTTTTGATAATTTCCAATGCATATATTTAGATAAGAATATTCGCCAAGGTGGAGCCAGGAATATAGGCCTTGATAGAGTTCGCGGGAAATATATCGGATTTGTTGATAGCGACGATTTTATCGATAAAAACATGTATTTAAGACTCTACAAAAAAGCGCTGAGTTCAGATGCCGATGTCACCTTTTGCAGCTACAATAAATATTACTCCGACGATAGGATTGAAAAGATTCCTCCACCGGGACGCAGATTATGGACTTCCTTGTTTAAGCAAGAAGTATGGGAAGACCTAAGATTTCCGGAAAATGTTGTATTTGAAGATAACGCAATAGGGTGGGTTCTGACAAAACTTACCCCTAAAACAGCAAGTGTCCCTGAAAATTTATACTATTATCGAATGCACCCGGAATCTACGACAAAAGAGCGTAACACATATAGAATTGATGACCGGATTACTACAGGTTTCGTGCACCTGGAGGAATGTAAAAAACGCGGATATTATGAAAAATACAACGACGAAGTAGTATCGCATTTTGTAAATTGTACATATATCAATTCAGTTTGGTACTGTTTTTCCCACTTTGATACGCCAAACACCGATTATCTTTATAAACTGCAGAATTTAATTAAAACAACCTACCCTGACTATTATGAATACAAAGGGACAAAAGCCACTCCCGAACACTACAGAAAACTTGCCTGGTTAAATTTTATGAGCCCCAAACTGGCTGTTTTCGCACAGCACAAACTGAATAATGCTATTGTTAACAGTATGTGCAGAGCTGTTTCCCTCCCCACCATAGGAAAGCTGCCGCCGGCTATTTCAACCCAAATCCGTAATGAATTTCAGGACAGTTTAGCCCAGACTACACCTGAAATCATATCGCTTATTAAAGATATTGATGAAATTTTAGAGGAGCTGGGCTTCGATCCATCAAAGGTTTAACCGCAATCTCAGCAGGAAAACTGATTCTAATGGCCCGGCCGTAAAAAAAGACAATGAGCAACAATAATCAACACGACAATTAAATCCGTTTTGTATTGAAATTATACTCTTTTTCTATGCTGTCCATATAAAAATCCTGAAACAACTGTCAGTCGTCTTGACCGGGCTGTTTCAGGATTTTTTGCTGCGGCAGCTTGTTAAAACTATCTTAAGCTACTTGCCACAACACTTCTTGTATTTTTTACCGCTACCGCACGGACAGGGAGCATTCCTTCCTATTTTAGGGGCTGCACGGCGTTTGGGGGTTTTCTTGGGTTTCTCTGTGCCGGAACCGGAATAATCCAGCTCTTCGGTATTATCCTTATGGGTAAAGTCGTCTTCACGCACTTCCGTGGCAATGTTCAAATGACAAACCGACCAGAGAGCGTTCTCCCGGATAGTCCCGAGCATATCCCTGAAAAGTTCAAACCCTTCACGTTTATACTCGTGTTTGGGGTCTTTCTGCCCGTACCCGCGCAGACCGATGCCTTCGCGCAGGTGATCCATATTCAGCAGATGTTCCTTCCAGTTCTTGTCTATGGATTCCAGAATGAAATAACGGGCGATGTAATTGTAATCAAGAGCAACTATGGACGGGTCTTCAGCATCTGCGGCACTCTCGGCAATTTTCTCTGTCCGGGCTTTCAGATCTTTTAAAATGTCATCAACCCAGCCCTCGACCTGTTCACGGGAAGGCAATCCCTTGCCGAATTCCTCAAAACGGTTCAAGCGGAACAATTCATCAAGGCGCACCCTGATCATCTCAGCGGTTTCGTCATCCAGAGCCTTGCCCCTGGCTTCCTCAACCGGATAAAAACAATCATCCAGCAGCTCTTCCAGAAATTCGGAGAGCATGTCGTCCATCTTTTCCGCGTACATCACGTCACGGCGCAGAGAGTAAATTACCTCGCGCTGCTGGTTCATTACGTTGTCGTAGTCGAGAAGCTGCTTGCGTATTTCGAAGTTCTGCCCTTCCACCTTGCTCTGCGCGCCCTCAATGGCCCTGTTCACCATGCGGTGCTCAATGATGGCCTGCCCTTCCTCCACGCCCAGCTTATCCATCAGCCCGGCAATGCGTTCCGAACCGAAAAGGCGCATAAGGTCGTCATCCAGAGCGAGGTAGAACCGGGTGGAACCGGGGTCGCCCTGTCGTCCGGAACGTCCGCGCAACTGATTGTCGATACGTCTGGATTCATGGCGTTCCGTGCCTATTATGTGCAGTCCGCCCAACTCCTTGACACCTTCACCGAGCACGATATCGGTTCCTCGGCCGGCCATGTTGGTGGCAATGGTCACGTGTTTGGACTGACCTGCCTCGGCAACAATCTCGGCTTCTTTTTCATGATGCTTTGCGTTGAGCACTTCATGGGGAATCTTGCGTTTCTTGAGCATCTCCGATACCAGCTCGGACTTTTCAATGGAAACGGTCCCCACCAGCACAGGCTGGCCGCGCTTGTACTTTTCGGCAATATCGTCCGCAATCGCGTTATATTTATCTGCCTGCGTCTTGTAGATGGCGTCCGGGTGGTCCTTGCGGACCATTGCGGTATTTGTGGGAATCACAATTACCTCAAGATCATAAATCTGGGAAAATTCCACGGCTTCCGTGTCTGCGGTACCGGTCATGCCGGACAGCTTTTCATACATACGGAAATAGTTCTGGAACGTGATGGAAGCAAGAGTCTGGTTTTCAGACTCGACCTTGACTCCTTCCTTGGCTTCCAAAGCCTGATGCAGGCCGTCGGAGAAACGCCTTCCCGGCATCAAGCGGCCGGTAAATTCGTCAACAATGACAACCTGTCCGTCCTTGACGATATAATCGACATCAAGGGCAAACAGATGGTGGGCCTTGATGGCCTGCATGATGTGGTGCTGATAGGCTATGTGCTTGGGGTCGTACAGGTTGTCTATACCTAGAATATTCTCACACTTGATGACCCCGTCATCGGTCATGGTGATGGAACGGCCCTTTTCATCAACTTCGAAATCCTCATCCCTCTTGAGTTTGGGGATTATCGCATTGACCTTGCCGTACATTGTAGTGGCATCATCGGATGCACCGGAAATAATCAGCGGAGTTCTGGCCTCGTCAATCAGAATGGAGTCGACTTCGTCAACTATGGCATAGTTGAGTTCGCGCTGGACCAGCTGTTCCTTGTAGAACTTCATGTTGTCGCGCAGGTAGTCGAATCCGAACTCGTTGTTGGTCCCGTAGGTAATGTCGCAACCGTAAGCCTGCTTGCGTTCCTCATCGGTAAGGCCGTGCACAATCACGCCGACAGTGAGACCTAGAAAATTATAGAGTTTGCCCATCCATTCGGCATCACGCCTGGCCAGATAGTCGTTGACCGTGATCAAGTGAACGCCTTTGCCGGAAATCGCGTTGAGTACCGCCGGCAGGGTGGCAACAAGGGTTTTACCTTCACCGGTCTTCATTTCCGCGATACGGCCGCTGTGCAGGACTATGCCGCCGACCATCTGAACGTCATAATGACGCATGCCCAGAGAACGCTTACCGGCCTCACGCACAAGCGCGAACACTTCCGGTAAAAGGTCGTCAAGGGACTTGCCCGCCTCTATTTCTTTTTTGTATCCGGCTATTTTCTCGGGAAACTGCTCGTCGGTGAGCTTTTCCATCTCAGGTTCATATGCACTGATCTTGTCTATCTGCGGCTTGAGTTTTTTTACGAATCTTTCATTTCTTGAGCCGAATATCTTGGAAACAAATAAATTGAACATGTAATGTATTTTCCTTTGTCCTGGGCGCTAACTGCCGCAATTTTATTCAATAAAAGGCTTCTGCTGTTATCAGATAAGACTTTATTTCAAAATATCAAGCCAGTGAGTGGCAAAATATGCATCTTTTGCAAGAGTGGCAAGTTGAATGACGCAAGCTGAGCATCCGCTTACTATCTGCGCCCCGGCGTCTGCCCCTTCCGTAAGGCTCGTCATGCAATGCTCACCTACCTGCCTGGAAAGCTTCGGGGCGCCGATCTGCATTACTCCGCCGAACCCGCAGCAGAGATCATCCTTGACCGGCAGAAGCCGATCACCTGCTACAGCCTGTACAAATTCAAGGTCGGCGTCAGGCTGAGCGGCATGGCAGGGCTTATGATAAATCACCTGATCAGGACAGTTATCAAGAAGGGTTATTTCCGCACCTGCAAGCAGGGATGAAAGCGGGGTCAGCGACTCCATCCAGCGGGAGCGCAGCTCCTCACTGCCGGAGAAATCCTCAACGTCATATTCTTTCAGCCCCTTCAGGCAGGTTGCGCAGAAGGTAACCAGCAAGGGTTCACCAGCATCCTGCCAGACCCTGATGTTCTTTTTGCGCGCATCCCTCTGCCTGTCGAGAAGTCCGGCACTGCCGTATGAGGAACCGCAACAGGAAAAATTGATTTCACCGGGACGCACAAGCCCTGCGGCATCCATGAGATGCTCCGCCTTGGACGCCCAGTCTTTGCGGGCGTACCTGCCCACGCATCCCTTGAACAAAACCGCCTTGCGTTCCTCGAAACAGACCTGCGGAAGAACTTCGGCCCATGGAGCCGGGCTCTTCGCAAACAGGGAAGCCATGCGTTTTTTGGCTGAGCCGAAAGGCTCCGGCAGCGATTCCGGTGAAAAACGGGACAAGGCCGCAGCCGTAGGCCAAAGAACGCCGGGACTTGCCAGCCAGATATCCCAGCAGGTCCGCAGAAAACCGTTTGATCCGGCCCGGAGTTCGGAAACAAGTTCCGGCCCGGACATATTCTGCGGACAGTTTTTGGCACAACGCCCGCAGGAAAGACACAGCGAGGCAAGGGAATTGAAATCATTTACGCTCAATCCCTGCGCTGGATCGAGACTCTGCAGGAAAAACTTGGCCCGCGGAGTCAGTTCCTCCCTTCCTGTAGCCTTGAAAAGAGGACACACTTCAAGACATTTACCGCACTGCACGCATGCTTTAGGCGAAGCCATCAGACAACCTTTCCGGGATTCATAATGTTCATGGGATCGAAAGTTCGTTTAATTCCGTTCATAAGCCTTTGCTCCGCCCTGCCGAGCTGCATGCCTATGTAAGCGGCCTTGGTCAGCCCGATGCCGTGTTCGCCGGAAAGAGTACCGCCAAGATCGAGCGTTTTCTGAAAAATACGTTTTTTGGCCAGCAGAGAGTTTTCCGACTGTCCCGGAACGGACTTGTCATACATGACGCTGACATGGATATTGCCGTCACCCAGATGACCGAAACACAGCACAATAACGCCGAGCTCCGCACCGATGGCGTGATAGCCCTCAATGGCTTCGGCAACCTTTCCGCGCGGCACGGCAACGTCCTCGCCCTGCTTGTCCGGCGCCAGATTGAAGGCGGCAGGACTTATCACCCTGCGCAGCTCCCAAAGCCGTTCCTGATCCGCCCCGGCACCCTTTTCCATGAAAGTGGTTTCAACCCGATCCAGCGCCTTGCCGATGCGCCCAAGGTCGGTCGAAACCGATTCCTCGGACCCGTCGATCTTGAGCAGCAGCAGGCCGCCTGTTCCCTCGGACCAGGGTACGTCAAAATGCATTTCAAGCGCGCGAATGGAGTTATGGTCGATCAGTTCCATGGCCGTTGGCAGGATTCCGCACCCGAAAACCGCATCGGCGCCTTTCAGGCACCCGGTCAAATCCCTGAATCCGATCAGGACCGAAGCCGAAGTCTCGGGCAGGGGCAGCAGTTTGAGAGTGGCACCGGTGATGAGGCCGAGTGTCCCTGCGGAACCGACCAGCAGCCGGGTGAGGTCGAGCCCGACAACGTTCTTGTGCGTGCGCCCCCCGGTATGGATGATTTCACCACCGGGCAGCACGGCCTCAAGCCCCAGAACATAATCGCGGGTAACGCCGTACTTGACCGCCCTCATGCCTCCGGCACAGGTGGAGATGTTACCGCCGATTGTCGAAATTTTCAGGCTGGCAGGGTCCGGTGGATAAAACAGCCCCTGAGCTTCAACAGCCTTTTGCAGATCAGCAGTGATCACACCCGGTTCCGTTACGGTCACAAAATCTCTGGAATCAATATCAAGGATACGGTCCATATCCAGCATGGATACGACAACACCATGACGGACAGGGACACAGCCCCCGACCTTGTTTGTTGCACGGGCACGCGGGTAGACCGGCACCCGCTCCTTCTGGGCCCACTTCAGCAGCTCCGCAACCTGCGAAGTTTCCTTCGGGCGCACAAGTACGAGCGGCTTTGCATGTTCGCGGCTGGCGTCCACGCCACAGGCCAGCAGCGCACCTTCATCAAAACTTGATTCCGTGCCGGGAAAAAGACTGCGCAGGAAGCTGCGCTGCGCTCGGGATAATTTTTCAGGATACTCTTTCATATATGATGCGCTTCGCGCTATTGATGATCTGATTTCGCCGCTGTCAGCCAAAGAGGAGAATCCATCTCTGCTCTCCGCATCCCCAGGGCCCAAAGCAAAGCTCCTTGCCTGAAGGCTGAAGGGCCTTTGGGATCCCTGGCAGTTTCAAATAGCTGAATTGAACGTAGCAGCTTCAATCAAAAGTGTTGCAAAACTAAGACGATAACCATATCTGATTAACGCAACAGACTTGTTCAAGGCGCATAAGCTACGCTTTGTTCCATACTTTTTCAACACAGTCGATCAGGGCCCGCACCAGCGGATCTCCGTCCTTGTTGTGGGGGAATCCGAAATACATGCCGATTTCGATGTGTCCGCCGGGCCAGATGTAAAATGAACCGTTATTGACACCTTCTGCGGCCTCGTCCCCACGCATGACAGTAATACCGTTCCCGGATTTGACAAGCGCGTTATGCGTCTCTTCACTGTCTGCGATCATGACTTTCGAAACATCCAGCCCCCGGGCCGAAAACGTCTCCTTCAACTTGACGTTGAAAGAACATTCCTCAGGGGTCCAGATCCAGTCCAGCTTTGAAAGATCCTCCCAACCTGCATTCTCCATGCGATCTTTCCACGCAGCAGGTCCGACCACATGCAGGACTGTTTTTTCAAGCAGTATGCAGTTGATGTCCTTGGGCGGGCAGTTGGAATAGAAAAAACCGCCATCCAGCTTTCGGGCAGCCAGATCCGCAAGAATGCTCCAAGTAGGCATCTGAACCAGATGAAGAGTAAGTCCGGGGAAATTTTCCTTGATGCATGAAATCAGCTGGGGAGTGCGCAGATAGATGGACGAAGTCTGCAGCCCGACACGGGCCACACCGGAAAGCTCTCCTTTTCTGTTCCGGGCCTCGGACTCAAGAGCCTCCACACTGTCAAGAACGGCTCTGGCCCTGTCCAGAAGGGCATTTCCGTCCGAAGTGGGTTGCATGCCCCGCGGAGTACGCAGGAACAAACGCAAGCCGAATTCGTCCTCAAGTGATTTTATATGCAGACTTATGGTCGACTGGCTGGCGTGCAGTCTTTTGGCCGCACGGGTCATATTGCCTTCCTCGGCCACAACCACAAATGTTTTGATCTGATACAATTCCATAATAATCAGCCCGCATACCGCGCTGTAACAAATTCACGAAAAGCCTGTTCGCTGTCTCCGGAGGAGAAAAGGGGGCGGGAAATATCCGACAGCCTGAGGTATTGAAAAAACTGAATGCCGGGTTCGATTATTCCCATTGGATCATGAGACAAAAAACAGGCATTAAACAGACAACGGCAATTCATCAGGCCGATTTTCAAATTTCACAGCAAGGAGAACCGCCATGAGCAGCGTCAGCGCATTTGTATCGGAAATCTTCACCCCTGAAGACAGTGTACTGGGCCGCGAAAAGATCGACCCCGTGACCGGAACGGTCAAATTCTTTTTCTGGGTCGGCGCAGCAACGGTTTTCACCGTTCTGATATCCGCACTCCAGTAGTCCGTTCCTTGACGGACGCGTTGGTTACTATACCCTTATCATGTTTTCTCCACCCACCGGCAAGGGGTGGAAGAGGGCTTTTACGGCTCGCCTTCCCGGTTAATAATTAACCAGTTGGCGGGCCGTATCTCTTTCAATATCGCGCCGCTTCAATTCGTCTTTGCGATTATGCACATTACGCCCTCGGGCCAATGCGATCTCAAGCTTGATCTTACCTCTTGAAAAGTAAAGCCGCACCGGGACCACGGTCAGCCCCTTCTGCTCCGTCTTGGCCTGCAGACGTTCTATCTCCATAGCGTGAAGCAGCAGTTTACGCGCCCTGTCCGGCTCATGCTGGGTATATCCGGCATGATCGTAAGGAGCTATATACACCCCCACAAGCCAGGCTTCCCCGTCCTTGAAATTTATGTATCCGTCATTGAAACTGACCAGTCCCTGACGCAGGGATTTAACTTCTGTCCCCACGAGAACCAGTCCGGCTTCAAACGTATCGATGAATTCGTAATTGCGCCGGGCCTGTTTGTTCAACGCAATCGAGGATGGACTTTTTTTCTTCTTCTTAGCCATGATCTGAAATTAACCTGCTATATCATCATTATCCAGGAGAGACGCAAAAAACATGAGTTCTTCAGGATATTTTTTGTAAATGTTTTCGGTCACCAGCCTGTTGATTCTGGTCACCGTGCGGCAGCTGAGCACTTCCTTGAGCAGTTGCTTGCAATCGGGCATTTTGAGCTGGCGCAGAAGGCGCTTGATGCCCGGAATGGCCTGCGGAGTAAGACTCAGACTGTCGATCTGCATCCCCATGAGAATGGGCAGACAATACGGATCGGACGCCACTTCACCGCACAGACTTACGCCGATCCCCGCCCGGTGCCCGGCGTCCACAACATACTTGATGGAGCGAACAACCGCGGGATGAAGCGGCTGGTACAGGTACGAAACATGCGGATTGGTGCGGTCTATGCCCAGACTGTACTGAATGAGGTCGTTGGTCCCTATGCTGAAGAAATCCACTTCCTGCGCCAGAATCTCGGCAATCATTACCGCAGCCGGAAGCTCGATCATAACTCCGATAGGCATGTTCTCATCAAACGGAACACCCTCTTCCCGCAACTCCTGCTGCGCCCTTGCCAGAGCAGACTTGGCCTGCAGGACTTCCTTGAGCCCGCAGATCATGGGAAACATTATGGAAACGTTTCCGTGCACGCTGGCACGCAAAATAGCCCGCAACTGGATCTTGAACAAATCCTGATGCTTCAGGCAGAACCGCATGGCACGCAGTCCCATTGCCGGGTTGGCTTCGTCAAGAGAACCGAAATGAACCATGAATTTGTCCGAACCGAGGTCCAGGGTGCGCAAAGTGACTTTGCGCGGGGACATGATGGCGGCAAGCTCGGAGTATTTCTCGGCAAGCTCCTCCTCGTCCGGCAGGTCAGTCCGGTTCAGGTAGGCGTACTCGGTCCTGAACAGACCGATTCCCTCGCCCCCGTTGTCTATGACGGCGGCAACTTCCTCGAAAAGTTCTATATTTGCGAACACCTGCACCCGGTAACCGTCCTCGGTTTCCGCAGGCAGATGGCAGCTTCTCATGGTCGTGCGCTGGTAATCCTCGAACTGGTTCTGGAGAGTGTAGTACTGCTCCAGTTCATCATCAGTGGGGTCGACCAGCACCTTGCCGTCCAGACCGTCGATAATGACCAGATCGCCGTCAACAACGGAATTCTCCAGCTCCTCGGCACCGACAAGAGCCGGAATATTCAACGTCCGGGCCAGAATCCCGGTATGCGAGGTCT
This window harbors:
- a CDS encoding LysR family transcriptional regulator, with the protein product MELYQIKTFVVVAEEGNMTRAAKRLHASQSTISLHIKSLEDEFGLRLFLRTPRGMQPTSDGNALLDRARAVLDSVEALESEARNRKGELSGVARVGLQTSSIYLRTPQLISCIKENFPGLTLHLVQMPTWSILADLAARKLDGGFFYSNCPPKDINCILLEKTVLHVVGPAAWKDRMENAGWEDLSKLDWIWTPEECSFNVKLKETFSARGLDVSKVMIADSEETHNALVKSGNGITVMRGDEAAEGVNNGSFYIWPGGHIEIGMYFGFPHNKDGDPLVRALIDCVEKVWNKA
- the smpB gene encoding SsrA-binding protein SmpB codes for the protein MAKKKKKSPSSIALNKQARRNYEFIDTFEAGLVLVGTEVKSLRQGLVSFNDGYINFKDGEAWLVGVYIAPYDHAGYTQHEPDRARKLLLHAMEIERLQAKTEQKGLTVVPVRLYFSRGKIKLEIALARGRNVHNRKDELKRRDIERDTARQLVNY
- the ptsP gene encoding phosphoenolpyruvate--protein phosphotransferase, with protein sequence MARTVVSGISVSTGIAIGKAYFLNRSISSRLPRQTVPDHMVEGEKHRIVKGFTEAVEELEAVRLKVPEELREHQLIIDSHLMMLKDPKLQKSALKYVDDHCINAEWALEKAVNDLEKAFGILEDKYIRERMQDVRQVALRVQAKLIGGEESLKPVHGRVILMAHDLTPADTIELEVNKLMAFVTTLGGKTSHTGILARTLNIPALVGAEELENSVVDGDLVIIDGLDGKVLVDPTDDELEQYYTLQNQFEDYQRTTMRSCHLPAETEDGYRVQVFANIELFEEVAAVIDNGGEGIGLFRTEYAYLNRTDLPDEEELAEKYSELAAIMSPRKVTLRTLDLGSDKFMVHFGSLDEANPAMGLRAMRFCLKHQDLFKIQLRAILRASVHGNVSIMFPMICGLKEVLQAKSALARAQQELREEGVPFDENMPIGVMIELPAAVMIAEILAQEVDFFSIGTNDLIQYSLGIDRTNPHVSYLYQPLHPAVVRSIKYVVDAGHRAGIGVSLCGEVASDPYCLPILMGMQIDSLSLTPQAIPGIKRLLRQLKMPDCKQLLKEVLSCRTVTRINRLVTENIYKKYPEELMFFASLLDNDDIAG